A genomic segment from Bacillus cereus G9842 encodes:
- the gerPA gene encoding spore germination protein GerPA, with protein MPAMVGHIRIVNIGSSGIFHIGDVFAIRPISYSRAFAGAGSFNVGDNVSVYNYQSATTVNDSDVVDQAIIGST; from the coding sequence ATGCCAGCTATGGTCGGACATATTCGTATCGTCAATATTGGATCAAGTGGTATTTTTCATATTGGAGATGTATTTGCGATTAGGCCTATTAGTTACTCACGTGCTTTCGCCGGGGCCGGCTCTTTTAATGTTGGAGATAATGTTTCTGTCTACAATTATCAAAGTGCAACGACTGTTAATGATTCAGATGTCGTTGATCAAGCGATAATTGGTTCAACTTAA
- the gerPB gene encoding spore germination protein GerPB, producing MNFYVNQSIIINSIKIDSITTSSVFQIGTAGSIKALSKFSNTGGFTEPLRPLQANGQIISIKPSTSSS from the coding sequence TTGAATTTTTACGTAAACCAAAGCATTATCATTAACAGCATTAAAATTGATAGCATTACAACCTCTTCTGTATTCCAAATTGGCACTGCCGGAAGTATTAAAGCCCTATCCAAATTTTCAAATACGGGCGGATTTACGGAGCCGCTTCGCCCATTACAGGCAAACGGACAAATTATTTCTATCAAACCATCAACTAGTTCTTCTTAA
- a CDS encoding aspartyl-phosphate phosphatase Spo0E family protein produces MFEQAIEKKREKMIYFAERYGMTSQKTVDCSQELDRLLNVIWHVHTDFHSNQTLNTHTQ; encoded by the coding sequence ATGTTTGAGCAAGCGATTGAAAAAAAACGTGAAAAAATGATTTATTTTGCTGAACGCTATGGAATGACTTCTCAAAAAACAGTGGATTGTAGCCAAGAACTGGACAGGCTCTTAAATGTAATTTGGCATGTACATACGGATTTTCACTCAAATCAAACACTCAACACACACACGCAATAA